From Spodoptera frugiperda isolate SF20-4 chromosome 27, AGI-APGP_CSIRO_Sfru_2.0, whole genome shotgun sequence:
CCGGTACGAGCAGACTTTAGACAGCGTTAAGGTCCATTGGCAAAATGTTATCAAAGAATTGGAGATGTCCTACAAAGATGAACAGGTACCTAATAAGAATAATTGCATCTTCCATGAATTACCTAACCAGGTTTACATGGACAATTGCCAGGCTTCCAATACCCATAAGAGACAGCAAAAGTACACGTACTCAATGTAACACTCAATAGAacaattacctatattatgaGGTTTATGTATTAGGGGCTGAGCTTATTGCTATAATATTTATGGGTAAAAATACCtcattacctacctattaatgtctttaatataattttgagtGGAGTAGTTTCTGATACACGTTGACAAACTCTTATGCAGAGAAAATTTGTTCAAATGGCTTGCATGTTCATAAGGTAGTAGCCTCATCTAATTACCGACTTAGTGTAGGCgatgtagttttaatattagAAAACGCTAGTtcataataagttttattttatatagaagAAAATTGGTTTATACATATTTGAGTATAATTTCCCTAGTCGAAATAGATACTTTAcagattacataattatttctagTTTTGGGAAACAAATTGTGACACGGTACGTGAATTGGTGGGCCCTGTCATATTTCAACGAATTGCCAAGGTCTTTGACCTACCCGAAGAAGCTACACAATACACGCCCACCGATCAATTTATAACCCCAGCGAAATCCGAAGATTTCTatgttaaaaaagtaagtaaaaatattaatttttaatacaaaaatgtaaaattttcttaattatgATCCCGTATCAGAACACCGCCTCATTACAATTTAATTGCAACAAATCACAGTGCAGGAGGATTGCAGATATAAATCCAATGATTTGTGAGTAATAAGGACGTATTTATTCCATAATACTAACCTGTATGAAAATATCTTTCCTAATTCGTGAATGGTGTCCAAAATACAATTACCCAAGTTCCATACCGCATACTGTTTGCCGATGTTTGCTTTCAGATGGCGTGGAAAACTGGTTTGACTACTATAGGTGAGGGCGAGCCTTCAGTTGAGGAAGAAGAGGAACATGAAGCCCTAGCAGGTTCAGACTGGACCGAGAGTACCGTTGATCACAGCGAGGACAGAAGGACAGGGGCGCAAACTAGCAAATCAATCCACGTTTCTAAATCACTATCCAAAATGCTGTCAAAATCTTTTTCCAGATTCATGTCTAAGGTAATGGCAAAGCCTGCCAGTGAGGTATCGAGTGACCAGAGAATATCAGCATTTACTGTACCAGATTCACCGGCAGAATCTAACGACGACCTGAACGTACGACCAGGAACAGCTATAGACTCAatgtaatatgattttttttatagtaatttaatatattcgatatcaaaaatgaaaaattcaaCTGACATTACTGAACACaaccataaattattatactaagACCCTTTCTTAGTATATTTAATTCGCAAAAATTTTTGTTACCCTAACCAAACGTCTCTCTCGTAACCAAATGGTAGAAGAACTGATCAAGATAGAGCCTAGTACTAATTGGTAAACTAGGCTACACTTAGGAAGGAATGTACAAGAAATGGAGAAATATAGTAAAATTGATAATCTGTGACCATGAAGTATGACAAAGCGAAGAACCACTgagaaaataaagtaagtaaccTACTCCAAATCTGCTTATAAACCGCACGTTATTTTTAGGTACCAACAACGCCGAAGAGGTCCGAATCCATTTTTTGATATGCTTTACTGCACAGAATCAGAAACCGACATGATTAAATGGAAGTCCAAATATAAGCAAAAGACTTTTGAGGTTTCAGCCTCGGATGAATTTAGCAAGAGAGCGGAAATATTGGCGAAAAAGGTGATTCTTAGATATGTATATTCTAGTTAAGTTATTTAATGAGAAATTAAATTTTCGATTTCAAAAAACTATGATTTTTGTCTGCGATATCATCGTCCTCATTGATGATCATTTActgactttatttattaaattacctattacTATACAAAAGCTAAATTCGTGCTAACGTAAAGTTTGCTAATGCATTTAGCTACAATCAAAATGGCTGTCGATCTATTAGAAGATAATAGTTCATTAACCTGAACGCTTACATCTTCGTTCTTTTTTCTGAGTCATTCATAGAGTCACtccatattatgttttgtacTCTCGTGCGTAGTCAAAATAgtttaataggtaattaatgcttaaaaaaatatctttcagATTTCCAACGAATTCTTTGATTGGTGGGTCAGTTTGGGTAACGTTGAATTCAAGAGTGAAATCAAGAGACCAGAGGATATAGAAGCATTATTCCAGGTATATTCCTTACTTACTAAGAGATATTTCGATTACGTGAGGAATTACTTATACAAGAAAGTATGTGATGACGGCTATGTCGGGGTGGTCCAGAGGTTTGATACacccgctcctcatgcatgagggcgcgAGTTCGAAACCAACAGTaggtactaatgtgactttttccgagtatGACAAAATGTGATAGGTATCCACTGATAAACtctaaagaaaaacatcgtgaggaaacctggacttataatttctaattaccacttataggttgttgaagTGTGTGCAATTATGAACTTTGAATAGATCAGGGGTTGCGGaaaaaagtcaataaataaaaaaatctgttgaatacaattttcaatAGGTTCTACACTATTTAATCAAAAATCTGCAATGGGCGAATAGttcttcaatttaaataaaccaCAATCCTAAACCCTTGTAGTGCTTTCTATCCGTACTCagaatagataaataattttgagacatacataaaaatattgcacaccaaaaattttaatcttaatgCCATAAATCACCTtcagtgtatgtatgtaaggtACTGTTTAGAGTGTTTCTCATTTTCCAGGTGTGGTTCGACCAGCATGCCTCACGAGGGCTGGTCCTCGATCCCAAGATAATGCCGTGTGTGCTGACGTCCATTGCTACCAACACTGGCGTACCCAAGGTAAGGGGTCTTTGTTTTCTCTCTCCTGcgttaaattcaccgagggaagtagAAGCTATCGtgtttttcttctcttctaataatatcttctgatttatttcgttacgggatccaagacagttattcatttc
This genomic window contains:
- the LOC118263684 gene encoding uncharacterized protein LOC118263684 isoform X1, whose product is MPCGKRPLVKNWDKPRRLKVVTPSRYEQTLDSVKVHWQNVIKELEMSYKDEQFWETNCDTVRELVGPVIFQRIAKVFDLPEEATQYTPTDQFITPAKSEDFYVKKMAWKTGLTTIGEGEPSVEEEEEHEALAGSDWTESTVDHSEDRRTGAQTSKSIHVSKSLSKMLSKSFSRFMSKVMAKPASEVSSDQRISAFTVPDSPAESNDDLNVRPGTAIDSMYQQRRRGPNPFFDMLYCTESETDMIKWKSKYKQKTFEVSASDEFSKRAEILAKKISNEFFDWWVSLGNVEFKSEIKRPEDIEALFQVWFDQHASRGLVLDPKIMPCVLTSIATNTGVPKASCLKALKRQIADDIQAETSPAHTMAFGKSLPHKLKHLPPQNNTAKLWRGVIIPEDLRTMSCVWGDIQHLTSTKAFQHWLVKHPQLPMPPFLKNIGAADKKTPFVVPSDFIMKDKSTLASSNQELALPVSQFSLELKEVLSKLMNTDS
- the LOC118263684 gene encoding uncharacterized protein LOC118263684 isoform X2, with product MPCGKRPLVKNWDKPRRLKVVTPSRYEQTLDSVKVHWQNVIKELEMSYKDEQFWETNCDTVRELVGPVIFQRIAKVFDLPEEATQYTPTDQFITPAKSEDFYVKKAWKTGLTTIGEGEPSVEEEEEHEALAGSDWTESTVDHSEDRRTGAQTSKSIHVSKSLSKMLSKSFSRFMSKVMAKPASEVSSDQRISAFTVPDSPAESNDDLNVRPGTAIDSMYQQRRRGPNPFFDMLYCTESETDMIKWKSKYKQKTFEVSASDEFSKRAEILAKKISNEFFDWWVSLGNVEFKSEIKRPEDIEALFQVWFDQHASRGLVLDPKIMPCVLTSIATNTGVPKASCLKALKRQIADDIQAETSPAHTMAFGKSLPHKLKHLPPQNNTAKLWRGVIIPEDLRTMSCVWGDIQHLTSTKAFQHWLVKHPQLPMPPFLKNIGAADKKTPFVVPSDFIMKDKSTLASSNQELALPVSQFSLELKEVLSKLMNTDS